A single window of Methylocella tundrae DNA harbors:
- a CDS encoding DUF3126 family protein: protein MDKTELRKLQGFLQEAFGNEGIKVTQGKRNPEDADVHFGQRQIGTISVDDEDGDRSFAFEMAIPVERPVLQDYLRRLFETDKLKIVARAKKTDSVELNHGDDFLGIISADDPKGKSFTLQMAILDFDLEAF from the coding sequence TTGGACAAGACAGAATTGCGAAAATTGCAAGGGTTTCTGCAGGAGGCCTTCGGCAATGAAGGCATCAAGGTGACGCAGGGCAAACGCAATCCGGAAGACGCCGACGTGCATTTCGGACAGCGGCAGATCGGCACCATCTCCGTTGATGACGAGGACGGCGACCGATCCTTCGCCTTCGAGATGGCGATCCCGGTGGAGCGGCCGGTGCTGCAGGACTATCTCAGGCGTCTGTTCGAAACCGACAAGCTGAAGATCGTCGCCCGCGCCAAAAAGACCGATTCGGTCGAACTCAATCACGGCGATGATTTCCTTGGCATCATCTCGGCCGATGATCCCAAGGGCAAAAGCTTCACGCTCCAGATGGCGATTCTTGATTTTGACCTCGAGGCGTTTTGA
- a CDS encoding gamma carbonic anhydrase family protein: MPLYALDGIAPDLPPEGSFWIAPDAQVIGKVRLGADASVWFGVVLRGDNEEIFVGPGSNIQDNSVLHTDPGYPVSIGENCTIGHRAILHGCTIGDNSLIGMGATLLNGAKIGRNCLVGANALVTEGKSFPDNSLIVGSPAKLFRELDEIDAARLRESAARYVANWRRYAKGLAPL, encoded by the coding sequence ATGCCGCTTTACGCGCTCGATGGAATTGCGCCCGACCTGCCGCCGGAGGGAAGTTTCTGGATCGCCCCCGATGCGCAGGTGATTGGCAAGGTTCGGCTTGGCGCCGACGCCTCGGTGTGGTTCGGGGTCGTTCTGCGCGGCGATAATGAAGAAATCTTCGTTGGACCCGGCTCCAACATCCAGGACAATAGCGTCCTGCACACCGACCCCGGCTATCCTGTGTCGATCGGCGAAAACTGCACGATCGGCCATCGCGCCATCCTGCACGGCTGCACGATTGGCGACAACAGCCTGATCGGCATGGGAGCGACGCTCCTCAATGGCGCCAAGATTGGCCGCAATTGCCTCGTTGGAGCAAACGCCCTCGTCACAGAGGGCAAGTCATTTCCGGATAATTCGCTGATCGTGGGCAGCCCCGCCAAGCTGTTTCGGGAACTCGACGAGATCGACGCCGCCCGGCTGCGCGAAAGCGCGGCGCGTTACGTCGCCAATTGGCGGCGGTACGCCAAAGGACTGGCGCCTCTGTAG
- a CDS encoding efflux RND transporter permease subunit, which translates to MQTTPETLVSIETTGQAEQSAEANLTSSSVGKRPALALGIERLGLISLRLPWLVGLAALALALAAGLGLTRIKVDDSLSQLFRSDTPEFRQYEEVTRNFPSSEFDVLAVIEGKSLLERDSLDKLRNFVTDVQLIDGVQGIISLFSARQPPENGQTPAPLFPDPLPEGADYDALIKKVMSNEIIRGKLLSEDGQLALVVLALDPKIVGGKGLDATVGEIRKTMAEDLEGAGLKAELSGVPVMQLEIRQAVERDRLVYNVTGFIAGCVIAIAFFRRVSFMIIAAGPPLLAILLALGALGWLDFRLNMFLNVMTPLIMVISFSDSMQLTFAARDRILAGQTKYEALRNALLIVGPACVLTHATAALSFTALLFSHSELIRTFGEAGLIATLIALFTVLFLFPLLGVLLLRNEAGLAVRGRGGDFGVEALRKFCFWIAARMVRRPGLYSLIGLIVVAALGGVFANLQPRYRLADQVPDKEQAVSASSRLDAKLTGANPIDVLVQLPPGASLYAPETLEVIARVHSLMERQAGVGNVWSLETLRRWLKEKAGSSDVATLKKYVDLLPEHLTRRFIDAKQDAVIVSGRVPDADASQLLPIVDGIDRSLKGLRAQYPGYKLSVTGLSAIAARNSASMIDKLTRGLTIEFFFVAAFIGLAFRSVVVALACILPGIFPVVASGALLAITGQGLQFASVVALTVSFGLGLSATIHFLNRLRIEDDSGENFALAVERATVLVGPALILTSVVLACGLAVTVLSDLPSLRLFGWLSAFAMMAALTADLLILRPTAMFLRRTADQIAIRR; encoded by the coding sequence ATGCAGACGACTCCGGAGACGCTCGTGTCGATCGAAACAACCGGACAGGCGGAGCAATCAGCCGAGGCCAATCTCACTTCGTCAAGCGTCGGTAAGCGTCCCGCGCTGGCGCTCGGCATCGAGCGCCTGGGTCTCATTTCATTGCGGCTTCCCTGGCTGGTCGGGCTGGCGGCGCTGGCGCTGGCCCTCGCCGCCGGACTGGGTCTCACGCGGATCAAGGTCGATGATTCGCTCAGCCAATTGTTCCGGTCAGACACGCCCGAGTTCAGGCAATATGAGGAAGTGACGCGCAATTTTCCGTCGAGCGAATTCGACGTCCTCGCCGTCATCGAAGGCAAGAGCCTGCTGGAGCGCGACTCGCTGGACAAGCTCCGCAATTTCGTCACCGACGTTCAGCTGATCGATGGCGTGCAAGGCATCATCTCATTGTTCTCGGCGCGCCAGCCGCCTGAAAACGGGCAAACGCCGGCGCCCTTGTTTCCTGATCCGCTTCCCGAAGGCGCCGATTACGATGCGCTGATAAAAAAGGTGATGTCGAACGAGATCATCCGGGGCAAGCTCTTGTCCGAGGACGGCCAGCTCGCTCTCGTCGTGCTTGCGCTTGATCCAAAGATCGTTGGCGGCAAAGGCCTTGACGCGACGGTCGGCGAAATTCGCAAGACAATGGCGGAGGACCTCGAGGGCGCGGGGCTCAAGGCCGAGCTTTCCGGCGTTCCGGTCATGCAGCTCGAGATCCGGCAGGCGGTGGAGCGCGACCGGCTGGTCTATAATGTGACGGGTTTCATCGCCGGCTGCGTCATCGCGATAGCATTCTTCCGCCGCGTCTCATTTATGATTATCGCGGCCGGGCCGCCCCTTCTCGCGATTCTTTTGGCGCTCGGCGCGCTGGGTTGGCTCGACTTCCGGCTCAACATGTTTCTCAACGTGATGACGCCGCTGATCATGGTGATCAGCTTTTCCGACAGCATGCAGCTGACTTTCGCCGCGCGCGATCGCATCCTCGCTGGCCAGACCAAATATGAGGCCTTGCGCAATGCGCTTTTGATCGTTGGGCCCGCCTGCGTCCTCACCCATGCGACGGCCGCTCTCTCGTTCACGGCGCTGCTTTTCTCCCATTCCGAACTGATCCGGACATTTGGCGAAGCGGGCCTGATCGCGACGCTCATTGCTCTTTTCACCGTGCTTTTCCTGTTTCCGCTGCTTGGAGTCCTCCTGCTGCGCAATGAGGCGGGGCTGGCGGTCAGGGGGCGGGGCGGCGATTTCGGCGTCGAAGCCTTGCGCAAGTTCTGTTTCTGGATAGCCGCGCGAATGGTTCGGCGTCCGGGGCTTTACAGTCTCATCGGATTGATCGTCGTCGCGGCGCTTGGCGGCGTCTTCGCCAATCTTCAGCCGCGCTATCGGCTCGCAGATCAGGTGCCGGACAAAGAGCAGGCCGTCTCGGCAAGCAGCCGGCTCGACGCCAAATTGACGGGCGCAAATCCAATCGACGTTCTCGTCCAGTTGCCGCCGGGCGCTTCGCTTTATGCGCCGGAAACACTGGAGGTGATCGCGAGGGTGCATAGTCTCATGGAGCGCCAGGCCGGCGTTGGCAACGTCTGGTCGCTCGAAACCCTGCGGCGCTGGCTGAAAGAAAAGGCGGGCTCGTCAGATGTCGCCACGTTGAAGAAATATGTCGATCTGCTGCCCGAGCATTTGACCCGCCGCTTTATCGACGCGAAGCAGGACGCCGTCATCGTGTCGGGACGTGTGCCGGACGCCGACGCCAGCCAGCTGCTGCCGATCGTTGATGGGATCGACAGGTCGCTCAAGGGTCTTCGCGCGCAATATCCCGGCTACAAGCTTTCGGTGACCGGGCTTTCGGCGATCGCGGCGCGCAACAGCGCGAGCATGATCGACAAGCTGACCCGCGGCCTGACGATCGAGTTTTTCTTCGTCGCCGCTTTTATCGGGCTTGCCTTTCGGTCAGTCGTCGTGGCGCTGGCCTGCATCCTGCCGGGCATCTTTCCCGTTGTCGCCTCAGGCGCTTTGCTGGCCATAACGGGGCAGGGGCTTCAGTTCGCCAGCGTCGTCGCATTGACTGTTTCCTTTGGCCTTGGCCTTAGCGCGACGATTCATTTCCTCAACAGGCTCCGCATCGAGGATGATTCCGGCGAGAATTTTGCGCTGGCGGTGGAGCGGGCGACGGTGCTTGTCGGGCCGGCCTTGATTCTGACCTCGGTCGTGCTCGCCTGCGGTCTTGCCGTGACGGTGCTTTCCGATCTGCCGTCGTTGCGCTTGTTCGGCTGGCTGAGCGCCTTCGCGATGATGGCGGCGTTGACCGCCGATCTTTTGATCCTGAGGCCGACCGCGATGTTCCTTCGCCGCACCGCCGACCAGATTGCGATAAGGCGGTGA